The Prionailurus viverrinus isolate Anna chromosome X, UM_Priviv_1.0, whole genome shotgun sequence genome segment ggacCAAATGTAGAGCATAAGTAGTCAGATTGCCCATTAGGCCTCCCCCTGCCTGCTTCCTTGCAGATAGACGTGACCATAAATAGTGCCACTAGTTCTAACCTATGGCTCTTCCAGcctagcattctctctctcatagtGGCATTAAGGAGGAACATGATTTCTCTCCATCAGGCCAACCTCAAGAGGTTAAGAGATGCCTTAATAATTAGTAAAGTTCCACTGGAACTACTCTTTGAGCCTATTTATATTCTCAGAATCCTACCCTCTGGGTTAGGATTATGGTTAAGTGAATTAAAAGCCTGCCATAGGCTTAGAGAATGTAATAGCATATTGCTTACACGTCAAGCAAAAGAATGCAATGATAATCAACTTTATGAGAGACACTGAAATTGAGGGATTTTCTACTCTGATGTGTAAACATTTACTACAACAAAAGTttgctgaataaaatatttcatattacaACTTAGGAAGAAAAACTTGCTCAAAACAGCTAAAGAGATTTCTAGGTATCCTGCTCATCCCCAATTTGGGCTTGGATGTTGATTATACATAGGATTATTATCATTACCTTTTCTGCCTACTTCCATGAATATTCTAGGCCTTATTGTGTTGATTTTAGCAGCAATCATATCTTGAAGAGTCAATATATTTAGacattgaaatcaagagtgaagCCTTTCTCATTAGGGACTCCTAAGTTTCAAGGAACACTAAGATTCCAAATCAAAGTCAATGAAGATCAAATTATCATATGGTCAGCAGTTGTCTAAGAGGAACCACATCACCAAGGTTCCATTGTGCATTTTCCTAAATCATTACTAAGTTTAATTTAGATAGCTGAAATCCAGGAAGTCAATAGTAGGGGTATCCCACTCAATTCCTATGGAAATACCCATTACTAGTTTTTCCTGATgtccaattaataaatgaaacacAATTAGCTATCATGAGCCCATGATAGCCTTTATTTTGTTCAGACTACTGAAAATGGATCTTATCCTTTAAGTCATAAAATCTTCTGGGTACTTAGAAATGaccgtttattcatttttggacaCTTAATGGTAGAGAAATAGGTGCTATAATGCTGATTTAGTAGGAACATTCTTACAAATCTGAGTTGAATTGTCTTTTGGGGTAATGAAGTGTGGGCCTCTTTTAAGGGCCCCAGTCTTTGCTTCTACTAATTCACTGTGACTACTAACATCCCAGAGCTGGGTGGatggcagaaataaaaagcattctgaTAGGAGAAAAGACATTTTGCTTATGTCATTAGGTGAATGATTCCTTAATAAATAGGGAAGAGCCAAAACATGGTATCaaacttctaaattatttttttttttaaactaaatgttGCTAAACCACCCCCCTTCataaaaaatggcaataaagaGCCCCGGTTAAGTCACCCTAAAATGGAGTTCAAGTTTTTGCAGTTATTTCCAACAGAACAATGCAAGCTAATGACAATATagctttaaattaaaatataatttcaattacAATTAGCATAGTTACAAGATTTTCTTTCCCCAATGGAGAGCCTAAAGTAATGAGTCATTCATTAAGAGATAAAGTAATAAAAGATTCATTAAGAGGAAAATCATttcacaagcaaaaacaaagcaTAAATTGCTAGTCACACTGGATAAGACCGTGtttaaaataacagtaagaaTGTACATAGTGTTATATAGGGATGGGGTTCTTGGTGATTTTATGTtcattgctttattatttatgCTTATTATGTTTTGTcattattcaataaattttttatttaaaaaataaccctaCTTTAGAAATCTTCTTTGAAGGTGAGAGGGTgggaaaaataataccaaaagccTGGGAGAGAATAACAGTAAACCATATCAACTGGGGTAAAGTTGTGTAACTGTTAACCACCTCTGCTATCAGGCCTTGTTGCAGTCATGGCATTCCAGAAGGATTCACATTTTCCCAAGGAAGGATGGGCTTTGCAATTATTGTGACCTCATGAAGATCAGTGACATCAAAGTtgaatccaataaaaaaaatgaatgctggGGAGAGTTTAACATGCATGTTACTGTCCTTACGTGGCTGCTCCTACCTGACCAGACCAAGTTATTGAAGATTCAGAGGAGAGACTGCAGATTACCATCCCCATTCCTATAATTCAGAAATCTTCTTTGTTGAAGTAGAATTGAACCTTCCTAGGATCTAGACTGGAGTACTGGTGACAGCATTTGCTCAGGCTCTTTGCCAAAGTCTGAGGACCACATAAAAAGACTCCCACCACGGACCTGCAGGAATAGAACAATAGGGCAAGAATACAGCAAAAGCTGCTATGTTCATGAGGATGGAGAAACTGCCTCCGCTAGGCCTCTACTGCTCCCAACAAACTTGCATAAAGATTCAGTTGACTCCCTCACATTCTTCGTTGTAGTTTTCTCACGTTTTCTGCTTGCAAGCCCCAAATGTGCTCCCAGCCTTCTGTTGCTCTCAGCATGCATGCATCCTTACATATTCTATGGAGAACAGATAGAAGATCTGATGCAGGGTAGAGGTTCAGTGCTAGACCCTGGAGCCCAGCTCTCGGTTGACATAACAGCTCTgatgggggacctgggtggctcagttcagcatccgacttttgattttggctcaggtcatgatcttgtagttcgtgagatctagccctatgtcaggctccattctgacagtgcggagcccgcttgagattctctctctccctctctctaccccttccccacttgtgctctctctcaaaataaataaactttaaaaaaataaatagaaataacagCTCTGGCACTTATCCCTGCTGTGTGAATTTAGGCAAGTTTCTTTAACCTCTGtttcagtccccccccccccctgtaaaatgggtataaaaatAGTACCCatctcacagggttgttttggggtttatttaaatgaaagacATTTGTAAAGCAATTATAAAAATGTGTGGCCCATAGCAAGTGCATATGTGTTAGCTGCTATTAGAGCCATCCATTGAACACTTATCCCCACTTCAAAATTTCTCACACTGAAGAGGTGGTCAGCTTCTCACCAAGGATAATCTAATTATGCTCTGGGTctcaccctctccttccttctatcatcccttcctctcccctccttttgacttcattgagatataattcacatgtcataacattcacatttttaaagtgtacagttagTGCTTTTTTAGTATAgccacaaagttgtgcaaccatcaccactatctaatccgagaacattttcatcatcccccaccaaaaaaagccCACacacattagcagtcactccccatttcctcccgaccacctcctcccagccctcGACCATCAAATCTACTTTTTATCTCTAGATTTGTCTGTTCttaacatttcatataaacggaatcatacaatatgtagccttttgggTCTGGTTCTTTGCACTTAACATGCTGTTTTCAAGTGTCATCCATGTCCTAGCATGTACCAgtacttcacttttttttaatagctgaataatattccattgtgtggatataccatatattgtttatccattcatctgtcattgGATACTTgtgttatttccactttttcactattctatatatattcatgtacaagtttttgtgtggatagcAAAGGCTATTTTCCATTCTCCtgggtatatacttaggagtgaaattgctgggtcatttggtAACTCTAGgttaaatattttgaggaaatgccagagTTTTCCCAAAGtgctgcaccatttcacattcccacaaACAATGTGAGAGGAACTCTCCTACAATTTTTCCACTTCCTCACCAACTCTTATTGCCCATGTTTTATTATGAccatcataggggcacctgggtggctcagtcaagcatccaaatttggctcaggtcatgatcctgtggtctgtaggttcgatccccacgtcaggctctgtgccaacagctcagagcctggagcctgtttcagattctgtctccctctctttctctctctctctctctgcccctcccttgtttgcactctctctctctctcaaaaataaataaacatttaaaacaattttttaaatttgttttgaaagagaaagagagcatgagcaggtggggcagagagagggagagagagaatcccaagcaggcttcatgctgtcagcacagaactcaatgcgggattcgatcccacaaaccatgagatcatgacctgagccgaaatcaagagttggacacttaaccaactgagccacctacgcgtCCCATCcccatttttgtatatttattttattctatgtacTGGTTTCTGTTCTGTCTATAAACATGCTTAGATCATCTTTAAGTTAAATAAGCATTTCCTGGACCCTGCCACACCTCcaattctttaatatttcctCCCTTGGTTTTTGTGACACCACTTCTCCACATTCTCCTACTTCTTCTCGGCTTATCTTTCTCCATTCCCACACGATGTAAGCATTGCTTAATGCTATTGTCCTCCACCACTCTCTCCTGGCAATGTCATCCATTCTCACAACTTCAACTATGGTCAGCTCAACACAGTAATTAACATAATCTCTTTTGTTTAAATGCTGCTTTCCTGTTTACAGAGCATTTTTCATACAGgtatatgtttaatgtttataataattcTGCAAGTGAGAAGAGAAGGCACTTACTCAATAtaacccccattttatagataagaagtCTGAAGGTTAGAGGATTTTCTAGCTCAAGGTCCCAGGAATGGAAAGATCAGAACTAACATTAGGACCCAGGGTCATCTGAATCGGAGTGACTAAGTATTCTCACCACTGCCTTCATGAAGCCTGCTGTGATCACCCTATGTTGGCATACATTTTCCTTCCCTCGATATCTATGTACCTGTTTCATGGAGTGCATCATTCTGTTTTGGGTTGATTGTATGCATCTCTTATTAAAATGTAtgctccatggggcgcctgggtggcgcagtcggttaagtgtccgacttcagccaggtcacgatctcacggtccgtgagttcgagccccgcgtcgggctctgggctgatggctcagagcctggagcctgtttccgattctgtgtctccctctctctctgcccctcccccgttcatgctctgtctctctctgtcccaaaaataaataaacgttgaaaaaaaaattttaaaatgtatgctccttgagggcaagaacCATATCCTATTTCTCTTTCAACCTCCAAACCTTCTAGAATAATGAGTGCTGAACTTATAGAAAGTAACCAGTAATGTTTGTGAAATTGAATTGATCCTTAGTTGCCAACTTGTTCCAGGAGTTTATCTAAATGATCAGCTTAATTTCTTTCCCATTAGAATGGCTGATTTCATGGCACCAGGTTTTCCTATATGCTCTAGCATGTCTCAAAACTCTTCCAGAAAGACCGACAATGTCAGGTCATCAGTTAACTAGACAATACACTCTAAACTTTTCTTACTTGACGTAGGGATTATTAAGCCCAAAAATAATGCATTtggatttttccagttttccattttattccatAATACTAATCGGAACTGAGTCTCCTTGCCTTGTTTGAATGGGGACTTGCAGGGGAACCAAACGTCTTCTTATCAATTACAAGGTCACAACCCTTATTTGGCTAAAACCCCAGATgcaattttttcagttttaagcaAGAATCTGAGAATGATTCAAATAGTTTCTTCCCCAGAGATCTTTTTCCCAAAAATGCTCAACATGCTGTAATATCTTTCCTAAACTCTAACTCTGTAAACTCAACTAGAGGAAAATGCACTTACTTGGGGTGGGCATTAGCTATTGTAGAAAACTCATTGTCCCACATGGGTCTCCCAAATGAGGTTTTCTGTTTCAGACCTGTCAGGATGTCAGTGGCCTTGTCAAAGTTTAATGCGGCATGACCAGCCTGgagccaaagaaataaaagttagaaaaagcaGGCCCTGATAGCTGTTTCTTCCTTTAgccacttttattttgttttgtttttgttttgttttgttttggccacTTCTAAACtcaggggtgagggtgagggcgGATAAGAAATCATTATTTCCAATCAGCATTCATGACCTTGTCTAACATTTATCTTGCATCTAACTTGGGAATTAGTGTATTGTTTGAACTCACGATGTTGGTGTCCCATCCGGTGAGAAAGAGACGGTAGTTTAGAAAATCCACTTTGCCTATTTCTTCCATCTCATGTTCCAGAGAAGCCAATAGGTCACTGAACCAGGCAAAGGCACCTGTCTCCCTGCAGATCCAGAAGAAATAGATCTGGAATTAGCAAGAGAGAACATAGCCTTACTAAGTGCCTTCATGATGTACATTGTGGTGACATGATTATGAGCATATACTCTGTATTTGTTGATCAAATCTAAGAGTGACCTGAAAAATCACTTCTTCAGAGCAGCAGACTTTAGAAAGCATGAATGTTCAGAGTTCTTACAACATCCCTTAAGGAAAAAGACTTCCAACATCATCTTTGGTTCAAGGtgattttaaattccaaattgAAAATGAAGACTCTATTCTTGTGATGAATCTGTAAAAGTGGATGCCTTGGCAGACAGAAGTGATCACTCACTCTCATAGCTCCAGGGATGGTTACTCTCTTATCAATTGTAAAGAGTTTAACCCATGAAAGCAATGGACCTGTCCAGCCCAGTCCAGATGCAAAGTGGTATGAGGGAGTTACCGTTTGTGTTTTAAGGTTGTGATCTGCGTGCCGAAACTTGTACCAGATAGATTTTAAGATGGAAGCAAAGGGGGTGACCCCAATTCCTGCTCCAACCAACACAGCCACTTCATACTGGAAAACATCTTCACTGACAGTGCCAAAGGGACCATCCACCTCAATCCTgacagaagacagaagacaaTGGGCAAGTGAAATCTCACTTCCACCCCCAACCTCAAACATCCTCCCAGAGACATAGCTGTTCCCATTGCTCATTTAGTGCCtatttattttaatcatattCTATCTTACCAGACTTAAGGTTCAACAAGgaattgctttctcttttctgcctgtCTGTGTCTTGCTCTGGGTTTCTGCTGCTCTTGGGGACCTACCTGGGAATTGGTGAATGTTGTTGCTCAAAAGCCCTTATGAGATTTTCTGTCCAGTCTCCCACTGCTCTGATATGAATGGAGAAGAAGTCTTCCTCTGGAGCAGAGGTCAGAGTAAAGGGATGCCATTCCAAGTAAGAGATTGAAGGacaattaacaaaaatatactgTCCCACTTCCATGATGAAGCCACGCTTGCTCATCTGCAATTCCAAAACTTTGGATGGGTGCATGACAACCTAAGAATAGAGCACAGAGGCCAGAGGAAGTAAATTCAAATGGTGACAGGGGCAGgcagatgaaataaatgaataaagctgGAGGGCAGGTCTTAGTGGTGAACTGCTAGCGAAAGCCCTTTCTAAAGGTGGCAGcagtggggggcctgggtggctcagtcggttgagcgtccaacttcggctcagtcatgatctcatggttcaggagtttgagttccgagttgggctctgtgcttacatctcaaagcctggagcctgcttcacattctgtgtctccttctctctctgacactcccctgcttgcattctctctcactctcaaaaataaataaacatttaaaaaattaaaggtggCAGCAGTTACTTTGTCCAGACAGTGGTTGCACTATGGAACTGCAACTCAGCACATTCAGGTTGCCTGATTCTTCACTACTAgctgtttatccaaaggatacaaaaatgctgattcgaaggggcacatgcaccccaatgattctagcagcattatcaacaatagccaaattatggaaagagcccaaatttatattgactgatgaatggataaagaaggtgtggtgtgtgtgtgtatatacacaatggtatatatatatatatatatatatacacacacacacacacacacacacacacacacacaca includes the following:
- the NOX1 gene encoding NADPH oxidase 1 isoform X1, translated to MGNWVVNHWFSVLFLATWLGLNVFLFVHAFLSYEKADKYFYTREILGFFRHALRKQLDHNLAFHKLVAYMICLHTAIHIIAHLFNFEHYSRSRWATDGSLASILSTLSQQERDEDSWINPIQSPNMTVEYVTFTSITGVTGVIITIALVLMVTSAMEFIRRSYFEVFWYTHHIFIVYFIGLGIHGIGGIVRGQTEESLNESHPHRCAEFFEQWDDHDSHCKHPRFEGLPAESWKWILAPGILYIFERILRFYRSKQKVVITKVVMHPSKVLELQMSKRGFIMEVGQYIFVNCPSISYLEWHPFTLTSAPEEDFFSIHIRAVGDWTENLIRAFEQQHSPIPRIEVDGPFGTVSEDVFQYEVAVLVGAGIGVTPFASILKSIWYKFRHADHNLKTQTIYFFWICRETGAFAWFSDLLASLEHEMEEIGKVDFLNYRLFLTGWDTNIAGHAALNFDKATDILTGLKQKTSFGRPMWDNEFSTIANAHPKSVVGVFLCGPQTLAKSLSKCCHQYSSLDPRKVQFYFNKEDF